The DNA window CTTCGTCTTCCGCTGCAGCTCGGGATACGGGTTCTCTTCGCGCAGGATCTTCAGCTGCGCCAGCCCGGCCGCCATCGCCAGGGGATTGCCGGAGAGCGTCCCCGCCTGGTAGACGGGTCCCACAGGCGCCACGTGGTCCATCACGTCCGCCCGTCCGCCGTACGCGCCGACGGGAAGCCCGCCGCCGATCACCTTGCCCAGCGTCGTCAGGTCCGGGCGGATGCCGAACAGCTCCTGCGCACCGCCGGGGGCAACGCGAAAGCCCGTCATCACCTCGTCGAAGATCAGCAGGGTGCCGTGCTCCTCGGTAATGCGCCGAAGCCCGTGGAGAAAGCCCTCGTCCGGCGGCAGGAAGCCCGCGTTGCCCACGACCGGCTCCAGGATCACGCAGGCGATCTTTCCCGGGTGTGCGCGGAACGCCGTCTCCACCGCCTCCAGGTCGTTGAACGGCGCCGTGAGCGTCAGTTTGGAGAGATCCGCCGGAACGCCGGGCGAGTTCGGGAGGCCCAGCGTCGCGACGCCCGACCCGGCTTTGACCAGGAACGAGTCGCCGTGGCCGTGGTAGTGGCCCTCGAACTTCAGCATCATCTCGCGCCCGGTGAAGCCGCGCGCGAGGCGGACGGCGCTCATCGTCGCCTCCGTACCGCTGTTCACCAGGCGGATGCGCTCCATCGACGGAAAGAACTCCCGCACCGCCTCGGCCAGCTGCACCTCGGCCTCCGTCGGCGCGCCGTACGAGGTGCCGCGCCCCGCCGCCTCGGTGATTGCCTGGATGACGGCGGGATGCGCGTGGCCCAGGATCATGGGGCCCCACGACAGCACGTAGTCGATGTACTCGTTGCCGTCCACGTCCCAGATGCGCGAGCCCGCCGCGCGATCGACGAAGAACGGCTCGCCGCCCACCGCCCGGAACGCCCGTACCGGCGAGTTGACCCCGCCGGGGATCACCTCACAGGCGCGGCGGAAGAGGGCGGCACTGGCCGCGTTATTGCCTTCTCGTGCCGCCGGAGTTACAGACATCTCAAAATCTACCTGGGCTGGTACGAATGAAGAATCGATTCTGGATGGCCGCGCTGCTCGCCGTGCTCTCGCTCGGCGCCGCCGCCTGCAACGACAACGCCGAAGACCACAACAACGAAGCGGCCGAAGAGGCCCGCTCGGGCGACACGGAAGAGGCCGCCGAGGAAAAGGCCGAGGCCCGCCAGGACTCCGCGCAGGGCGACCACACCGACGGCCTGAACTGACCCTTCCCCGTGGATGAACGCGTGCCGTCCCCACGAACTCGGGACGGCACGCGTCGCTTCATCCCCACCACCGGCTAGCGGTAGTTGCCGAACGCCAGCTCCAGCCCGAAGTCCTGCTTCTTCAGGTGGGCGATCACGGCCTGCAGGTCGTCGATGGAGGGCGCCGTCACGCGCACCTGCTCGTCCTGGATCTGCGCGTTCACCTTCTTGAAACCCGCTTCCTTGATGGACTTGACGATCTCCTTGCCCTTTTCGGTGCTGATGCTCTGCACCAGGGTGATCGTCTGGCGCGCCTTGCCGCCGAACGCCTGCTCCACCTCGCCGTAGTCCAGGTTGCGGATGGGCACGCCGCGCTTGATCAGCTTGCTCTGGATGATGTCGATCAGCGCCGTCATCTTGTACTCGTCGTCGGCGAGCAGCTTGAGCGTGCCGTCCTTCTTGCTGAAATCGATCTCTACCGTGGCGCCCTTGAAGTCGTAGCGCTGCGCGACTTCCTTGGTCGCCTGGTTCACGGCGTTGTCCACCTCCTGCAGGTCTACGCTGGAGGTGATGTCGAAGCTGGATGTCTTGGCCATGCGTAAGTCGCTCCGTAGCAGTTCATTGTCTCCGCGCCAATGTAGGCCGGGTGCCGCGCGCGGGGCAAGCAGACGGCCCAGCAGAATCACGCAGACCGCCGCCAGCCGCGCTCCCCGCGACCAAACCCTGTCATCCTGAGGCCCAGGCGCACCGCACCCGCCGCGTCACGGTACCACGCGGGCCGAAGGATCTAACCGCGGACACGTACAAACCCGGGCGCGGCAGCGGTCACCCAAACCCAGGGCAGCGATGTGTTTCGCGGGTGACGGCGGCGGGGCTTGGGCGCGCTTCGAACGACTGCCGATGCATGCCGCGGGTGGCCCCTCCCCCGGCCCCTCCCCGCATGCTGCGCATGCGGAGAGGGGAGAATTCGATCGCGGGCTCCAGGCTTGGGGGCTATCCTCCTGAAAACGGGACGAGGCCCTCCCCCGCAATCCGGGAGAGGGCCTCGCGTTCATCATCCGCCGATCAGGTCACTGCTGGATTATCTGCGCGCCGGCGGGGGGCGTGAAGGTGAAGAGGCTGTTCGCCAACGCGTGATTGGTGCGGACGTTCCGCAACTCCACGCGGCGGACGGACTCGTTCTCCTCGGTCATCTCGAAGCGGCGGACCAGGTAATCCTCCTTGTCCACCCAGATCTTGAGGATCTTGTACGCCGAGGCGCCGCGCGGCACCAGCGTCAGCACGTACGCCGACCGCCCAGCCACGGACTCGTCGCCCGCGAGGGTGGCGACGAAGCGCTGGTTGGGATTGCTGAGGAACTGCTGCTGCAGGTCCACGCTCTGCCCGCCCTCGGCGATGCTGGTCCGGATGACCTGCGTGCGGTCGCTGCTGGGATAGTACAGCCAGAAATACCGCCCGTCCGCCACGATCACGTCGCCGTCCGGATCGCTGAAGCGCATCAGGAAGCGGTCGGGCTTGCGCTGGTACAGCTTGCCCGCGCTGCGCTGGTTGCTGCCCAGCAGCGGCACATTCAGCGTCTGCGTGAAGTCCGCCTCGAGCGAGCGGATGCCGTTGGCCGCCTGCTCCACCCGCGTCAGGATCTCCGCCGCGCGATCCGAACTCCGCGCCGCAGCGGGCGCCGTCTGTCCTGGCGTGGGCTGGCCCGGCGCCGCTGCAGGCTGCGGTGTGCCGTCGCGGCGAGGCGCGGGAAGCGCGGGATTCGTGACGTCCACCGGCTGGCCGGTGCCCGGCGCCGGCCGCTGGATGCGCGCGGCGGGCGCCTGGCCGTCGGCCGGGGCCTGCTTCGGCGCATCCGTTCGGGCGGTCGACGGCTCGCCTCGGCCGCCGCACGCCGCGAGGGCGGCGGTCAGCGCGAGCAGGGGAATGCGGAGGTGGTTCATCATCACCTATCGTCCACGCGTTCGGTGAAGTCGGGGTCGTGATGCTGGTTGTGGATACCCGGCCGGAGCAACCAGCGTTCCTGTCGGTCGACGGGGGAGCCGGGATTGGGCGCTGGCCGGGCGATGGTGCGGCGAGCAGAGTGTGTGGCGGATCCCTCAGTCGCTGCTGTCAACGGTGCGGCGGCTGGTTCGCCTTGGCCGCTCCGTCGGGATGACATCGCGCGGGCGGCGGGGTCTCGACCGGCCCCGCACTTTCGCACTTTCGCACTTTCGCACTTTCGCACTTTCGCACTTTCGCACTTTCGCACTTTCGCACTTTCGCACTAAAGCACTAACGCACTAACGCACTAACGCACTCACGCACTTTCCCCCGTGTACACCGTCGACGAAATCCTCATCCGCGCGCCCGTGGACGCGTGCTTCCGCGCGGGCGCGGACGTGGAGCGGTGGCCGGAGTGGCTGCCGCATTACAGGTACGTGCGCTTCCAGCGGCGCGACGGGTTCGGCACGGGACGCGTGGAGATGGCGGCGCGCCGCGGGTTCGGGCCCCTGCCCTGGCCCGTGTGGTGGGTGTCGGAGATGCACCTGGATGCCGGGCGGCCCGCCGTCGTCTACCGGCACGTGGACGGCATCACCACCGGGATGGACGTGGAGTGGACCTTTCATCCCCAGCCGGATGGCCGCACGCTGGTGCGCATCGTCCACGGATGGAAGCAGGGCCCGCGCTGGCCCCTTCCCTCCCCCGCCCGCCGCGCGGTGGCCGGCGCGGTGATCGGGCCCGTCTTCATCCACCACGTGGCCTCGCGCACGCTGGCGGGGATCAAGCGGCACCTGGAGGGCGGCTGAGGCGCACCTCGCGGCACGTGTGGGGTACAGGGACGCGCGAGTCCCTGCGTACGGCGCGGGAGCGGCAGACGCCAC is part of the Longimicrobium sp. genome and encodes:
- the lolA gene encoding outer membrane lipoprotein chaperone LolA, giving the protein MMNHLRIPLLALTAALAACGGRGEPSTARTDAPKQAPADGQAPAARIQRPAPGTGQPVDVTNPALPAPRRDGTPQPAAAPGQPTPGQTAPAAARSSDRAAEILTRVEQAANGIRSLEADFTQTLNVPLLGSNQRSAGKLYQRKPDRFLMRFSDPDGDVIVADGRYFWLYYPSSDRTQVIRTSIAEGGQSVDLQQQFLSNPNQRFVATLAGDESVAGRSAYVLTLVPRGASAYKILKIWVDKEDYLVRRFEMTEENESVRRVELRNVRTNHALANSLFTFTPPAGAQIIQQ
- a CDS encoding type II toxin-antitoxin system RatA family toxin, whose protein sequence is MYTVDEILIRAPVDACFRAGADVERWPEWLPHYRYVRFQRRDGFGTGRVEMAARRGFGPLPWPVWWVSEMHLDAGRPAVVYRHVDGITTGMDVEWTFHPQPDGRTLVRIVHGWKQGPRWPLPSPARRAVAGAVIGPVFIHHVASRTLAGIKRHLEGG
- the hemL gene encoding glutamate-1-semialdehyde 2,1-aminomutase, coding for MSVTPAAREGNNAASAALFRRACEVIPGGVNSPVRAFRAVGGEPFFVDRAAGSRIWDVDGNEYIDYVLSWGPMILGHAHPAVIQAITEAAGRGTSYGAPTEAEVQLAEAVREFFPSMERIRLVNSGTEATMSAVRLARGFTGREMMLKFEGHYHGHGDSFLVKAGSGVATLGLPNSPGVPADLSKLTLTAPFNDLEAVETAFRAHPGKIACVILEPVVGNAGFLPPDEGFLHGLRRITEEHGTLLIFDEVMTGFRVAPGGAQELFGIRPDLTTLGKVIGGGLPVGAYGGRADVMDHVAPVGPVYQAGTLSGNPLAMAAGLAQLKILREENPYPELQRKTKRLVEGLLANGAEMGVPMCGGSYGSMWGVFLAAGPVRTFEDAKGSDVDTFRRFFHAALQRGVFFAPSAFEAGFLSTAHTDQDVEETISRARDALRFALA
- a CDS encoding YajQ family cyclic di-GMP-binding protein, which produces MAKTSSFDITSSVDLQEVDNAVNQATKEVAQRYDFKGATVEIDFSKKDGTLKLLADDEYKMTALIDIIQSKLIKRGVPIRNLDYGEVEQAFGGKARQTITLVQSISTEKGKEIVKSIKEAGFKKVNAQIQDEQVRVTAPSIDDLQAVIAHLKKQDFGLELAFGNYR